In one Arenibacter antarcticus genomic region, the following are encoded:
- a CDS encoding BrxA/BrxB family bacilliredoxin, with protein sequence MYPAELVKPMRQDLASAGFEELHTAEAVETAIKKEGTTLVVVNSVCGCAAANARPAAKMSIQNAKKPTQLVTVFAGVDTEAVNAARDLMIPFPPSSPCMALFRNGELVHMIERHHIEGRPAEIIAENLMEAYNQFC encoded by the coding sequence ATGTATCCTGCAGAATTAGTAAAACCGATGAGACAAGACTTGGCATCAGCCGGGTTTGAAGAATTACATACAGCAGAAGCGGTAGAAACCGCCATCAAAAAAGAAGGAACTACTTTGGTAGTGGTTAATTCAGTATGTGGTTGCGCCGCAGCCAATGCAAGACCAGCCGCTAAGATGAGTATTCAGAATGCAAAAAAACCTACCCAATTGGTTACGGTTTTTGCTGGTGTAGATACTGAAGCAGTCAATGCCGCCAGAGATTTAATGATCCCTTTTCCTCCCTCTTCCCCATGTATGGCACTATTTAGAAATGGAGAATTGGTTCATATGATAGAGCGTCACCATATTGAAGGACGCCCTGCAGAGATAATCGCAGAAAATTTAATGGAAGCCTATAACCAATTTTGTTAA
- a CDS encoding 1-acyl-sn-glycerol-3-phosphate acyltransferase, whose amino-acid sequence MLKIIAYPLSVLYLLLFGAILLLFHPLQWICFNWFGYEAHRKSVAILNLCLLRCTHILGTTYSFKNTQDIATDRPTILVLNHQSMHDISPIIWFMRKHHPKFVSKMELGKGIPSVSYNLRHGGSVLINRKDIRQSLAQIAHLGTYIERHQRSAVIFPEGTRSKNGEPKKFHTTGLKVLIKKAPSALIIPISINNSWKMLKYGKFPYGLGNHITFEVHPPMEITENTEELIAQVEQIITKNITSIK is encoded by the coding sequence ATGCTAAAAATAATCGCATACCCATTATCCGTTCTCTACCTACTCCTGTTCGGGGCTATCTTGCTCTTGTTCCACCCCTTACAATGGATTTGTTTTAATTGGTTTGGTTATGAGGCACATCGGAAAAGTGTAGCAATCCTAAACCTTTGCCTTCTGAGGTGCACACATATTCTTGGCACTACCTATTCCTTTAAAAATACTCAAGACATCGCTACGGACCGACCTACCATTTTAGTGCTCAACCACCAGAGCATGCACGATATTTCACCCATAATCTGGTTTATGAGGAAACACCATCCCAAATTTGTCAGTAAAATGGAATTGGGTAAAGGCATCCCCAGTGTTTCCTACAATTTAAGGCATGGCGGTTCCGTACTCATCAATAGAAAGGATATCAGACAATCCCTTGCCCAAATCGCCCATCTGGGTACTTATATAGAAAGACACCAACGCTCAGCTGTAATTTTTCCCGAAGGCACAAGAAGCAAGAACGGTGAACCAAAAAAATTTCATACTACAGGCCTTAAAGTGCTCATCAAAAAAGCGCCTTCAGCTTTAATCATCCCAATTAGCATCAACAATTCCTGGAAAATGTTGAAATACGGAAAATTCCCTTACGGCTTAGGGAACCACATCACTTTTGAGGTACACCCGCCCATGGAGATTACAGAAAATACAGAGGAACTTATTGCTCAGGTAGAACAAATCATAACCAAAAACATAACTTCAATTAAATGA
- a CDS encoding HD domain-containing protein produces MSNTEIIEETITFVKETLQGAEGGHDWFHIQRVFRNSLLIAKDEKVDVLVVSLAALLHDIADAKFYDGDESVGPKMAEDFLNSLEVTDNVITHVVKIILNISFKASLDPKKSFTSKELQVVQDADRLDAIGAIGIARAFNYGGFKNREMYNPDIAPNLKMTKEEYKKSNAPTVNHFYEKLLLLKDKMNTPTGRHLAEERHQFMLGYLKQFYEEWNGNA; encoded by the coding sequence ATGAGCAATACCGAAATTATTGAAGAAACCATCACTTTTGTTAAGGAAACTTTACAAGGCGCTGAGGGAGGTCATGATTGGTTCCATATTCAGCGGGTCTTCAGAAATAGCTTATTGATCGCAAAAGATGAAAAGGTTGATGTATTAGTGGTGAGTTTGGCCGCACTGTTACACGACATTGCCGACGCCAAGTTCTATGATGGAGACGAATCCGTTGGTCCAAAAATGGCAGAAGATTTTCTTAATTCCTTAGAGGTAACCGATAACGTCATTACCCATGTGGTAAAAATAATTCTGAACATCTCCTTCAAGGCGAGCCTAGATCCTAAAAAATCATTTACCTCCAAGGAATTGCAGGTAGTACAAGATGCCGACAGATTGGACGCTATAGGAGCGATAGGTATTGCTCGTGCCTTTAATTATGGGGGCTTTAAAAATAGAGAAATGTATAATCCCGACATCGCACCCAACCTAAAAATGACAAAGGAGGAGTACAAAAAATCCAATGCCCCCACAGTCAATCATTTTTACGAAAAATTATTATTGCTAAAGGATAAGATGAACACCCCCACCGGAAGGCATTTAGCAGAGGAAAGGCACCAATTTATGCTGGGATATTTAAAACAGTTTTATGAGGAATGGAACGGCAACGCCTAA
- a CDS encoding Gfo/Idh/MocA family protein: MQRRKFIKNVAATSAVFSIVPSFVMGKNHIPPSDTLYMGAFGVGGRGFDVINGLANTKKVKFVTFCDVDDRSASPTYAKYPQAKRFTDFRNVYDDHLNQIDAIMVATPDHMHASIALPFMKAKKHAYIEKPLTHNINEARLLTRVAKENAIVTQMGNQGASSDGSRTAREWVDAGIIGKVYKVDCWTNRPVWPQGIPAPTAKNKIPKGLDWDLWLGVAAMRDYNHAYLPFKWRGWWDFGTGALGDMGCHIMETPFSVLDLGYPMEAEASCTTNWVDDFVEADYNQSCPSSSIVRLKFDTQEHGEIELNWYDGGLLPDLPDELKDGERIGDAGGGSIFYGTRGILICDTYSRNPRLLPSSTMELLQTPKPYLKRIEDDIDGHQRNFVEACLNGAETSSDFNRAGPLTEAVLMGNLAIRAFQYKNYKPGKKAGDWDPFEYPGRRKILWDGENMRVTNFEKANDWVKGKYRQGWELM, from the coding sequence ATGCAAAGAAGAAAATTCATAAAAAACGTCGCGGCTACCTCGGCTGTATTTTCCATTGTCCCTAGTTTTGTAATGGGGAAAAATCATATCCCTCCTAGTGACACCCTTTACATGGGTGCTTTTGGTGTTGGTGGAAGAGGCTTTGATGTTATTAATGGTCTGGCTAATACCAAAAAAGTGAAATTTGTAACCTTCTGTGATGTAGATGATAGAAGTGCCTCCCCTACCTATGCAAAATACCCTCAAGCAAAGCGATTTACAGATTTCAGGAATGTATATGACGACCATCTAAATCAAATTGATGCCATTATGGTGGCTACCCCAGATCATATGCATGCCAGTATTGCACTGCCTTTTATGAAGGCCAAGAAGCATGCGTATATAGAAAAACCGCTTACTCACAATATAAATGAGGCGCGACTTTTGACTCGGGTTGCCAAGGAAAATGCCATAGTTACCCAAATGGGGAATCAGGGTGCATCCAGTGACGGGAGCAGAACAGCTAGGGAATGGGTAGATGCTGGAATTATAGGGAAAGTGTACAAGGTAGATTGTTGGACCAACCGTCCCGTTTGGCCGCAAGGAATTCCGGCTCCCACAGCTAAGAATAAAATTCCGAAAGGCCTGGATTGGGACCTTTGGCTTGGCGTTGCCGCCATGCGTGATTACAACCATGCTTATTTACCCTTTAAATGGCGTGGATGGTGGGATTTTGGTACAGGGGCCCTAGGCGATATGGGGTGCCATATTATGGAAACCCCCTTCAGTGTATTAGACTTAGGCTATCCAATGGAGGCGGAAGCTAGCTGTACTACCAACTGGGTGGACGATTTTGTGGAGGCCGACTACAATCAGTCCTGTCCTTCGTCTTCTATAGTGCGACTTAAATTTGATACCCAAGAACACGGGGAGATTGAACTAAACTGGTATGATGGCGGACTCTTGCCAGATTTGCCCGATGAACTTAAAGATGGCGAACGAATTGGAGATGCTGGTGGCGGATCCATATTTTATGGTACTCGTGGAATTCTGATCTGTGATACCTATTCCAGAAACCCCAGGTTGCTCCCTTCCTCTACCATGGAATTACTACAGACACCAAAGCCCTATCTAAAACGAATAGAGGACGATATTGACGGACACCAGCGGAACTTTGTAGAGGCTTGCTTAAATGGAGCAGAGACCTCATCTGATTTTAATCGTGCAGGACCGCTAACCGAAGCCGTTCTTATGGGCAATTTGGCAATCAGAGCTTTTCAATACAAAAATTACAAACCTGGTAAAAAAGCTGGGGATTGGGATCCATTTGAGTATCCAGGAAGAAGAAAGATACTTTGGGACGGAGAAAACATGAGGGTCACCAATTTTGAAAAAGCAAACGATTGGGTAAAGGGGAAATACAGGCAAGGTTGGGAACTGATGTAA
- a CDS encoding MgtC/SapB family protein: MHTEAYLNDLIGPYMLGVLVSLAIGLMLGLEREYDKIKDETGFAGIRTFPIVTILGFVLGNLSETFSLWLPIVGFGSLILFLGIGQVIKSRIENTLGTTTNLALITSFTLGLMVSEELYRDSVATAVIVVTLLSLKTTFRSIIQNITHQELFAFIKFVILALLILPFLPNINYGANNLLNPFEIGSIVVIVSFLNFIGYFLVKFVGSRKGILLTAILGGLISSTAVAWDYASKSKENPHLSREYSAGIIIASAIMFPRLALLAAIFNSEMISHLVFPLTLLTLICLIPSILLIKKGARKAATEIDLGNPLDILNALSFAVIYVVILYGVHYGNVYFGESGLYYSALIAGLADTTAITISMAKFGLNGDHLQLSSLIIVASTLSNTLVKLGIAFFRGSRATGRLVGYIFSAVIVVGILYIAILGW, translated from the coding sequence ATGCATACGGAAGCGTATTTAAACGACCTCATTGGCCCCTATATGCTGGGCGTCCTAGTCAGTTTGGCTATTGGCCTAATGTTAGGTCTAGAGCGCGAATATGATAAAATTAAGGACGAAACTGGCTTTGCTGGTATTAGAACCTTTCCTATTGTTACCATTTTAGGCTTCGTATTAGGAAATTTATCGGAAACCTTCTCCTTATGGCTGCCAATTGTTGGCTTTGGATCTTTGATCCTATTTCTCGGGATTGGACAAGTCATAAAATCAAGAATAGAAAATACCCTAGGCACTACCACCAATCTTGCTTTGATTACCTCTTTTACACTAGGATTAATGGTCTCGGAAGAATTGTATAGAGATTCTGTTGCAACCGCAGTAATTGTGGTTACCCTGCTCTCCCTAAAGACCACGTTTCGCTCCATTATCCAAAACATTACACATCAGGAACTTTTCGCTTTTATAAAATTTGTTATTCTTGCCCTATTAATTTTACCCTTCTTACCTAATATAAATTATGGGGCCAATAATTTATTGAATCCGTTCGAGATAGGTTCGATAGTCGTAATCGTATCGTTCTTAAACTTTATAGGATACTTTCTAGTAAAATTTGTGGGATCCAGGAAGGGAATTTTACTAACCGCCATTTTAGGCGGACTCATATCCAGTACTGCGGTGGCATGGGACTATGCCTCCAAAAGCAAGGAAAACCCCCATTTGTCCCGAGAGTATAGTGCCGGTATCATTATCGCATCGGCTATTATGTTTCCTCGTTTGGCCCTGCTTGCGGCAATCTTTAATTCTGAAATGATAAGCCACTTGGTCTTTCCTTTAACCCTACTAACCTTGATTTGCCTTATCCCTAGCATTCTATTAATTAAAAAGGGGGCGCGAAAAGCAGCTACGGAAATCGATTTAGGCAATCCACTCGATATTTTGAATGCGCTAAGTTTTGCGGTTATATATGTTGTTATCCTATATGGCGTTCACTATGGCAATGTGTATTTTGGTGAAAGCGGACTTTATTACTCCGCCCTAATTGCGGGACTGGCAGATACCACCGCCATTACTATAAGCATGGCTAAATTTGGATTAAACGGGGATCACCTACAGCTTTCTTCCCTCATTATTGTTGCTTCTACCCTCAGCAACACCTTGGTGAAACTGGGCATTGCCTTCTTTAGGGGTTCAAGAGCTACGGGGAGATTGGTAGGGTATATTTTTAGCGCAGTAATAGTAGTAGGAATCCTCTATATTGCGATTCTAGGTTGGTAG